The following proteins come from a genomic window of Rissa tridactyla isolate bRisTri1 chromosome 11, bRisTri1.patW.cur.20221130, whole genome shotgun sequence:
- the AFAP1L1 gene encoding LOW QUALITY PROTEIN: actin filament-associated protein 1-like 1 (The sequence of the model RefSeq protein was modified relative to this genomic sequence to represent the inferred CDS: deleted 1 base in 1 codon): MDRLSVLDQLLPELSILLKLLDHEYLSATTQEKKTAVSTILQKLQPPAGKDMDYMYVNTASLSNGTSFVESLFEEFDCDLRDLQDMQEEEGDTGDGVGLELARSQTTKAVPVDPAPPLPTTPPPEDYYEEALPLGPGKAPEYITSRNSSSPPNSIEDGYYEDADSNYPVTRMNGEQKNSYNDSDAMSSSYESYDEEEEEGKSQQLTHQWPSEEASMNLVKDCRICAFLLRKKRFGQWAKQLTIIRDSKLLCYKSSKDRQPHVEVPLGTCNVIYVPKDGRRKKHELRFSLPGAEALVLAVQSKEQAEEWLKVIKEASSPAAGGMEAPTSPVMPCKMDLDKRLSQEKHTSDSDSVATGETGSPAARREPGEHGKGKKSGLADLKGSMSRAAGKKITRIISFSKKKPSPEDTQTSSTEEDIPCCGYLSVLVNQCWKERWCRLKGNTLYFHKDRTDLRTHVNAIMLRGCEVVPGLGPKHPFAFRILRNGQEVAALEASCSEDLGRWLGLLLVETGSQTAPEALHYDYVDVETIANIVTAVRHSYLWASSSQDHRPDSSRVVYDDVPYEKVQAEEEPGRPAGAQVKRHASSCSEKSRRVDPQVKVKRHASNANQYRYGKNRAEEDARRFLTEKEKLEKEKASIRSELLLLRKEKRELRETMKGSTGTKLQDLEQQVVVLEEQCRQKEERRVDLELKLTEVKERLKQSLAGGPALGLAVTGKAENGEATNKPNGTSPEHLVPVNCAAELRKRSPSILPANKGNVLRKAKEWEKKQT; encoded by the exons ATGGACCGTCTCAGCG tGCTGGACCAGCTCCTGCCAGAGCTCAGCATCTTGCTCAAGCTGCTGGACCATGAGTACCTGAGTGCCACCACGCAAGAGAAGAAGACGGCCGTCTCCACCatcctgcagaagctgcagccacCCGCAG GGAAGGACATGGACTACATGTACGTCAACACAGCGTCCCTGAGCAACGGCACCAGCTTCGTGGAGTCTCTCTTTGAGGAGTTCG ACTGTGACCTGCGGGATCTCCAGGacatgcaggaggaggagggggacaccGGTGATGGTGTTGGCTTGGAGTTGGCAAGGAGCCAGACAACAAAAGCC GTTCCTGTGGACCCTGCTCCGCCACTGCCCACCACTCCCCCGCCTGAGGATTACTATGAGGAAGCTCTGCCCCTGGGCCCCGGCAAGGCACCCGAGTACATCACCTCCCGCA ACAGCTCCAGCCCCCCCAACTCCATTGAGGATGGCTATTACGAGGATGCAGACAGCAACTAC CCCGTCACCAGGATGAACGGAGAGCAAAAAAACTCCT ACAATGACTCGGATGCGATGAGCAGCTCTTACGAGTCGTatgacgaggaggaggaggaggggaagagccaGCAGCTGACACACCAGTGGCCATCGGAGGAAGCTTCCATGAACCTGGTGAAGGACTGTAGGATTTGCGCTTTCCTGTTGCGCAAGAAGCGCTTTGGACAGTGGGCCAAGCAGCTCACCATCATACGGGACAGCAAACTGCTG TGCTACAAAAGCTCCAAGGACCGGCAGCCACACGTGGAGGTGCCCCTGGGGACCTGCAACGTCATCTATGTCCCCAAGGATGGGCGGCGCAAGAAGCATGAGCTGCGGTTCTCGCTACCAGGGGCTGAGGCGCTGGTGCTGGCCGTGCAGAGCAAGGAGCAGgctgaggagtggctgaag GTGATAAAGGAAGCGAGCAGCCCGGCAGCGGGCGGGATGGaagcccccacctccccagtgATGCCGTGCAAGATGGACCTGGATAAG CGGCTGTCACAGGAGAAGCACACCTCGGACTCAGACAGTGTGGCAACGGGTGAGACCGGCTCCCCAGCAGCCCGCAGAGAGCCTGGCGAGCACG GGAAAGGCAAAAAGAGCGGCTTGGCTGACCTGAAGGGCTCGATGAGCCGGGCGGCGGGGAAGAAGATCACCAGGATCATCAGCTTCTCCAAGAAGAAGCCTTCCCCTGAGGACACGCAGACCTCCTCCACGGAGGAGGACATCCCCTGCTGCG GCTACCTCAGCGTCCTGGTTAACCAGTGCTGGAAGGAGCGCTGGTGTCGCCTGAAGGGCAACACCCTCTACTTCCACAAGGACCGCACTGACCTGCGGACCCATGTGAACGCCATCATGCTTCGGGGCTGCGAGGTGGTCCCAGGGCTGGGCCCCAAACACCCCTTCGCCTTCCGCATCCTTCGCAACGGGCAGGAGGTGGCCGCGCTGGAG GCAAGCTGCTCCGAAGACCTGGGTCGCTGGCTGGGTCTCCTCTTGGTGGAGACGGGCTCACAGACGGCACCAGAGGCCTTGCATTACGACTACGTGGATGTGGAGACGATTGCCAACATAGTGACGGCTGTGAGGCACTCCTACCT GTGGGCCAGCTCCTCCCAGGACCACCGGCCAGACTCGTCACGTGTGGTGTATGATGACGTCCCCTACGAGAAGGTTCAG GCCGAGGAGGAGCCGGGGCGGCCGGCAGGAGCCCAGGTGAAGCGCCATGCCTCCTCCTGCAGCGAGAAGTCACGGCGGGTGGACCCTCAAGTCAAAGTGAAGAGACATGCGTCAA ATGCTAACCAGTACAGGTACGGGAAGAACCGGGCCGAGGAAGACGCCAGACGATTTCTGACAGagaaggagaagctggagaaggagaaagcatcGATCCGCAGTGAGCTGCTGTTGCTGCGGAAAGAGAAGCGAGAGCTGCGGGAAACCATGAAGGGCAGCACAG GGACGAAGTTACAGGACCTGGAGCAGcaggtggtggtgctggaggagcAGTGCCGGCAGAAGGAGGAGCGCCGCGTCGACCTGGAGCTCAAGCTGACTGAAGTGAAGGAGCGGCTGAAGCAGTCGCTGGCAGGagggccagccctggggctggctgtGACCGGCAAGGCTGAGAATGGG GAAGCTACAAACAAGCCAAACGGGACCTCCCCTGAGCACTTGGTCCCTGTTAACTGTGCAGCCGAACTGAGGAAGAGAAGTCCTTCCATCCTCCCTGCCAACAAGGGAAACGTGCTGCGGAAGGCCAAG gaatgggaaaagaaacagacttaA